A genomic segment from Pyrodictium occultum encodes:
- the lysM gene encoding HTH-type transcriptional regulator LysM, with amino-acid sequence MQGQQKPSIDEIDMKLLRLLRDNARMSYVRLAQELGLSESAVRKRITKLIKTGVIKKFTIVYDTGSEIRAFILVRTQPPVSVPEVSKKILSLDLVEAVYEVTGDYDILVMVRGEKIDDVNKCIDYIRSIPGVSGTNSMIVLRQWV; translated from the coding sequence ATGCAGGGCCAGCAGAAGCCGAGCATCGACGAGATAGATATGAAGCTCCTCCGCCTCCTCCGCGACAACGCCCGCATGTCCTACGTGAGGCTGGCCCAGGAGCTGGGGCTGAGCGAGTCGGCTGTAAGGAAGAGGATAACAAAGCTCATCAAGACTGGTGTGATAAAGAAGTTCACCATAGTCTACGATACCGGGAGCGAGATAAGAGCGTTCATACTTGTGAGAACCCAGCCCCCGGTGTCGGTGCCGGAGGTGTCCAAGAAGATACTCTCGCTCGACCTCGTGGAGGCCGTGTACGAGGTGACCGGGGACTACGATATACTGGTGATGGTGCGCGGCGAGAAGATAGATGACGTAAACAAGTGTATAGACTATATAAGGTCGATACCTGGAGTCTCTGGCACAAACTCCATGATAGTCCTACGCCAATGGGTGTAG